A region from the Chionomys nivalis chromosome 22, mChiNiv1.1, whole genome shotgun sequence genome encodes:
- the Zer1 gene encoding protein zer-1 homolog isoform X1, whose amino-acid sequence MASDTPESLMALCTDFCLRNLDGTLGYLLDKETLRLHPDIFLPSEICDQLVNEYVELVSAACTFEPHETFFSLFSDPRSTRLTRIHLREDLVQDQDLEAIRKQDLVELYLTNCEKLSAKSLQTLRSFSHSLVSLSLFGCSNIFYEEDNPGGCEDECLVNPTCQVLVKDFTFEGFSRLRFLNLGRMIDGVPVESLLRPLNSLAALDLSGIQTSDATFLTQWKDSLMSLVLYNMDLSDEHIRVIVQLHKLRHLDISRDRLSSYYKFKLTRKVLSLLVQKLGNLMSLDISGHMILENCSISKMEEEAGQTSTEPSKSSIMPFRALKRPLQFLGLFETSLCRLTHIPAYKVSGDKNEEQVLNAIEAYTEHRPEITSRAINLLFDIARIERCNQLLRALKLVITALKCHKYDKNIQVTGSAALFYLTNSEYRSEQSVRLRRQVIQVVLNGMESYQEVTVQRNCCLTLCNFSIPEELEFQYRRVNELLLSILSPTRQDESIQRIAVHLCNALVCQVDNDHKEAVGKMGFVVTMLKLIQKKLLDKTCDQVMEFSWSALWNITDETPDNCEMFLSFNGMKLFLDCLKEFPEKQELHRNMLGLLGNVAEVKELRPQLMTSQFISVFSNLLESKADGIEVSYNACGVLSHIMYDGPEAWGVCEPQRAEVEERMWAAIQSWDINSRRNINYRFEMGRSFEPILRLLPQGISPVSQHWATWALYNLVSVYPDKYCPLLIKEGGMPLLRGLIKMATARQETKEMARKVIDHCSNFREENMDTSR is encoded by the exons atggCGTCCGACACACCTGAGTCCCTGATGGCCCTCTGTACTGACTTCTGTCTCCGGAATCTTGATGGCACCCTGGGCTACCTGCTGGACAAGGAGACCCTGCGGCTGCATCCAGACATCTTCTTGCCCAGCGAAATCTGTGACCAGCTGGTCAATGA GTACGTGGAGCTGGTCAGTGCTGCCTGCACCTTTGAGCCCCACGAGACTTTCTTCAGCCTCTTCTCAGACCCCCGCAGCACCCGCCTCACTCGGATCCACCTCCGTGAGGACCTGGTGCAGGACCAGGACCTAGAGGCCATTCGCAAGCAG GACCTGGTGGAGCTGTACCTGACCAACTGCGAGAAGCTGTCTGCCAAGAGCCTGCAGACGCTGCGGAGCTTCAGCCACAGTCTGGTGTCGCTGAGCCTCTTTGGCTGCTCCAACATCTTCTATGAGGAGGACAACCCAGGGGGCTGCGAGGACGAGTGTCTCGTCAACCCCACCTGCCAGGTGCTGGTCAAGGACTTCACCTTTGAAGGCTTCAGCCGCCTGCGTTTCCTCAACCTGGGCCGCATGATTGATGGTGTCCCTGTGGAGTCACTGCTGCGGCCACTCAACTCACTGGCTGCCTTGGACCTCTCAGGCATCCAGACAAGTGATGCCACCTTCCTAACACAGTGGAAGGACAGTCTGATGTCCCTTGTGCTCTACAACATGGATCTTTCGGATGAGCACATCCGTGTGATCGTCCAGCTGCACAAGCTGCG CCACCTGGACATCTCCCGAGACCGCCTCTCCAGCTACTACAAGTTCAAGCTGACGCGGAAGGTTCTCAGCCTCTTGGTGCAGAAGCTGGGGAACCTGATGTCCCTAGACATCTCTGGCCACATGATCCTAGAGAACTGCAGCATCTCtaagatggaggaggaggcagggcagaCCAG cactgagccTTCCAAGAGCAGCATCATGCCTTTCCGGGCTCTGAAGAGGCCACTGCAGTTCCTTGGGCTCTTTGAGACCTCCTTGTGTCGCCTCACACACATTCCAGCCTACAAA GTAAGCGGTGACAAGAATGAAGAACAAGTGCTGAATGCCATCGAGGCCTACACAGAACACCGGCCTGAGATCACTTCCAGGGCCATCAACCTGCTGTTTGACATCGCACGTATTGAGCGCTGCAACCAGCTTCTGCGGGCCCTGAAG CTGGTCATCACAGCCCTCAAGTGCCACAAGTATGACAAGAACATTCAAGTGACTGGCAGTGCCGCCCTCTTCTACCTGACCAACTCTGAGTACCGCTCAGAGCAGAGTGTCAGACTGCGCCGACAGGTCATCCAGGTGGTGCTGAATGGCATGGAGTCCTACCAGGAGGTGACG GTGCAGCGGAACTGCTGTCTGACCCTTTGCAACTTCAGCATCCCCGAGGAACTGGAGTTCCAGTACCGCCGGGTGAATGAGCTTCTGCTTAGCATCCTCAGCCCCACCCGGCAGGACGAGTCCATCCAGCGCATTGCTGTGCACCTGTGTAATGCCCTGGTCTGTCAGGTGGACAATGACCACAAGGAAGCCGTGGGCAAGATGGGCTTCGTCGTG ACCATGTTGAAGCTGATCCAGAAGAAGCTGCTGGACAAGACG tgtgACCAGGTCATGGAGTTCTCATGGAGTGCCCTGTGGAACATCACAGACGAGACACCCGACAACTGCGAGATGTTCCTCAGCTTCAATGGCATGAAGCTCTTCCTTGACTGCCTCAAG GAGTTCCCAGAGAAGCAGGAGCTGCACCGGAACATGCTGGGACTCTTGGGGAATGTGGCAGAGGTGAAGGAGCTGCGGCCTCAGCTGATGACCTCTCAGTTCATCAGCGTCTTCAG CAACCTGCTGGAAAGCAAGGCTGATGGCATTGAGGTTTCTTACAATGCTTGTGGTGTCCTGTCCCACATCATGTACGATGGGCCTGAGGCCTGGGGTGTCTGTGAGCCCCAGAGGGCCGAGGTGGAAGAGCGTATGTGGGCAGCCATCCAGAGCTGGGACATCAACTCCCGGAGGAATATCAACTACAGGTTTGAGATGGGAAG GTCCTTTGAGCCCATTCTCCGTCTCCTTCCTCAGGGCATCTCTCCAGTCAGCCAG
- the Zer1 gene encoding protein zer-1 homolog isoform X2: MASDTPESLMALCTDFCLRNLDGTLGYLLDKETLRLHPDIFLPSEICDQLVNEYVELVSAACTFEPHETFFSLFSDPRSTRLTRIHLREDLVQDQDLEAIRKQDLVELYLTNCEKLSAKSLQTLRSFSHSLVSLSLFGCSNIFYEEDNPGGCEDECLVNPTCQVLVKDFTFEGFSRLRFLNLGRMIDGVPVESLLRPLNSLAALDLSGIQTSDATFLTQWKDSLMSLVLYNMDLSDEHIRVIVQLHKLRHLDISRDRLSSYYKFKLTRKVLSLLVQKLGNLMSLDISGHMILENCSISKMEEEAGQTSTEPSKSSIMPFRALKRPLQFLGLFETSLCRLTHIPAYKVSGDKNEEQVLNAIEAYTEHRPEITSRAINLLFDIARIERCNQLLRALKLVITALKCHKYDKNIQVTGSAALFYLTNSEYRSEQSVRLRRQVIQVVLNGMESYQEVTVQRNCCLTLCNFSIPEELEFQYRRVNELLLSILSPTRQDESIQRIAVHLCNALVCQVDNDHKEAVGKMGFVVTMLKLIQKKLLDKTCDQVMEFSWSALWNITDETPDNCEMFLSFNGMKLFLDCLKEFPEKQELHRNMLGLLGNVAEVKELRPQLMTSQFISVFSNLLESKADGIEVSYNACGVLSHIMYDGPEAWGVCEPQRAEVEERMWAAIQSWDINSRRNINYRSFEPILRLLPQGISPVSQHWATWALYNLVSVYPDKYCPLLIKEGGMPLLRGLIKMATARQETKEMARKVIDHCSNFREENMDTSR; encoded by the exons atggCGTCCGACACACCTGAGTCCCTGATGGCCCTCTGTACTGACTTCTGTCTCCGGAATCTTGATGGCACCCTGGGCTACCTGCTGGACAAGGAGACCCTGCGGCTGCATCCAGACATCTTCTTGCCCAGCGAAATCTGTGACCAGCTGGTCAATGA GTACGTGGAGCTGGTCAGTGCTGCCTGCACCTTTGAGCCCCACGAGACTTTCTTCAGCCTCTTCTCAGACCCCCGCAGCACCCGCCTCACTCGGATCCACCTCCGTGAGGACCTGGTGCAGGACCAGGACCTAGAGGCCATTCGCAAGCAG GACCTGGTGGAGCTGTACCTGACCAACTGCGAGAAGCTGTCTGCCAAGAGCCTGCAGACGCTGCGGAGCTTCAGCCACAGTCTGGTGTCGCTGAGCCTCTTTGGCTGCTCCAACATCTTCTATGAGGAGGACAACCCAGGGGGCTGCGAGGACGAGTGTCTCGTCAACCCCACCTGCCAGGTGCTGGTCAAGGACTTCACCTTTGAAGGCTTCAGCCGCCTGCGTTTCCTCAACCTGGGCCGCATGATTGATGGTGTCCCTGTGGAGTCACTGCTGCGGCCACTCAACTCACTGGCTGCCTTGGACCTCTCAGGCATCCAGACAAGTGATGCCACCTTCCTAACACAGTGGAAGGACAGTCTGATGTCCCTTGTGCTCTACAACATGGATCTTTCGGATGAGCACATCCGTGTGATCGTCCAGCTGCACAAGCTGCG CCACCTGGACATCTCCCGAGACCGCCTCTCCAGCTACTACAAGTTCAAGCTGACGCGGAAGGTTCTCAGCCTCTTGGTGCAGAAGCTGGGGAACCTGATGTCCCTAGACATCTCTGGCCACATGATCCTAGAGAACTGCAGCATCTCtaagatggaggaggaggcagggcagaCCAG cactgagccTTCCAAGAGCAGCATCATGCCTTTCCGGGCTCTGAAGAGGCCACTGCAGTTCCTTGGGCTCTTTGAGACCTCCTTGTGTCGCCTCACACACATTCCAGCCTACAAA GTAAGCGGTGACAAGAATGAAGAACAAGTGCTGAATGCCATCGAGGCCTACACAGAACACCGGCCTGAGATCACTTCCAGGGCCATCAACCTGCTGTTTGACATCGCACGTATTGAGCGCTGCAACCAGCTTCTGCGGGCCCTGAAG CTGGTCATCACAGCCCTCAAGTGCCACAAGTATGACAAGAACATTCAAGTGACTGGCAGTGCCGCCCTCTTCTACCTGACCAACTCTGAGTACCGCTCAGAGCAGAGTGTCAGACTGCGCCGACAGGTCATCCAGGTGGTGCTGAATGGCATGGAGTCCTACCAGGAGGTGACG GTGCAGCGGAACTGCTGTCTGACCCTTTGCAACTTCAGCATCCCCGAGGAACTGGAGTTCCAGTACCGCCGGGTGAATGAGCTTCTGCTTAGCATCCTCAGCCCCACCCGGCAGGACGAGTCCATCCAGCGCATTGCTGTGCACCTGTGTAATGCCCTGGTCTGTCAGGTGGACAATGACCACAAGGAAGCCGTGGGCAAGATGGGCTTCGTCGTG ACCATGTTGAAGCTGATCCAGAAGAAGCTGCTGGACAAGACG tgtgACCAGGTCATGGAGTTCTCATGGAGTGCCCTGTGGAACATCACAGACGAGACACCCGACAACTGCGAGATGTTCCTCAGCTTCAATGGCATGAAGCTCTTCCTTGACTGCCTCAAG GAGTTCCCAGAGAAGCAGGAGCTGCACCGGAACATGCTGGGACTCTTGGGGAATGTGGCAGAGGTGAAGGAGCTGCGGCCTCAGCTGATGACCTCTCAGTTCATCAGCGTCTTCAG CAACCTGCTGGAAAGCAAGGCTGATGGCATTGAGGTTTCTTACAATGCTTGTGGTGTCCTGTCCCACATCATGTACGATGGGCCTGAGGCCTGGGGTGTCTGTGAGCCCCAGAGGGCCGAGGTGGAAGAGCGTATGTGGGCAGCCATCCAGAGCTGGGACATCAACTCCCGGAGGAATATCAACTACAG GTCCTTTGAGCCCATTCTCCGTCTCCTTCCTCAGGGCATCTCTCCAGTCAGCCAG